The Peribacillus sp. FSL E2-0218 genome contains a region encoding:
- a CDS encoding ECF transporter S component produces MDVRRISVIALFIALSAVGAMLKIPSPIGSIALDSFPALLAAVILGPVSGALVAGLGHIISAFIGGLPLGPFHFLIMAEMAVLVWMFGVLFIQGKKLSAYFLFFIGNSFILGLPFVFLVSPGFYMLTVPGLTAASAINIALAALLLPRLQPILRKSILKDGSIS; encoded by the coding sequence AAGAATCAGTGTGATCGCTTTATTCATTGCCTTATCCGCCGTGGGGGCGATGCTCAAAATCCCTTCCCCGATCGGCAGTATCGCCTTGGACAGTTTTCCGGCCCTTTTGGCGGCTGTCATCCTCGGCCCGGTATCGGGAGCGCTCGTAGCGGGACTTGGACATATCATTTCAGCGTTCATCGGCGGCCTGCCATTGGGGCCATTTCACTTTTTGATCATGGCTGAAATGGCCGTGCTCGTATGGATGTTTGGCGTTTTATTCATACAAGGAAAAAAACTGTCCGCCTATTTCCTCTTTTTTATCGGCAATTCATTCATTTTGGGCCTGCCGTTTGTGTTTCTGGTCAGTCCCGGATTCTATATGCTGACAGTGCCGGGATTAACAGCTGCATCGGCGATAAATATTGCCTTGGCGGCCCTTTTACTGCCCCGCTTGCAGCCTATCTTGAGAAAATCGATTCTTAAAGATGGATCGATATCATGA